A single genomic interval of Chitinophaga sp. 180180018-3 harbors:
- a CDS encoding tetratricopeptide repeat protein has translation MQKTQVLLVGAAVALLVILFAFGRTVPRSEKKPMSSAAPMQGGQEVEAIAFSELLTTAKGKIPADKLLQINTVETNIVRGDVKAQKIAAYHQLYNTWDSLNQLPVAAYYLSEAAKLENSEKSLTFAANLFLAHLQHAEDPRVAKWEADNAIELFDQALKLNPGNDTLKISQAMVYMNTGQPMAGVARLREVVAEHPDNIDAQVTLANLAITSGQYDKAIERLEGVVKKHPDDAKVLFVLAESYRSKGDKKKAIELFQKSRELMKDPELKKEVDNYIKSIQ, from the coding sequence ATGCAAAAAACACAAGTTCTTCTGGTGGGTGCTGCGGTAGCACTATTGGTGATATTATTCGCCTTTGGCCGAACTGTGCCCCGGTCAGAAAAAAAACCTATGTCATCTGCTGCCCCAATGCAGGGTGGACAGGAAGTGGAGGCTATTGCCTTTTCTGAACTGCTGACAACCGCTAAAGGTAAGATTCCTGCCGACAAATTGCTTCAGATCAATACCGTCGAAACCAATATTGTGCGCGGAGACGTGAAAGCCCAAAAGATAGCCGCATATCATCAATTATACAATACCTGGGACAGCCTCAATCAACTTCCGGTAGCTGCATATTATCTGAGTGAAGCAGCTAAGTTGGAAAATTCCGAAAAAAGCCTCACCTTTGCAGCCAATTTATTTTTAGCTCACCTGCAACATGCAGAAGATCCGCGTGTTGCGAAATGGGAGGCCGACAATGCAATTGAGTTGTTTGATCAGGCACTGAAGCTTAATCCTGGCAACGATACATTGAAAATCTCTCAGGCGATGGTGTATATGAACACCGGTCAGCCTATGGCAGGGGTAGCCAGATTAAGAGAAGTAGTAGCTGAGCATCCGGATAATATTGATGCACAGGTGACACTGGCCAATCTGGCGATAACATCCGGTCAGTACGACAAGGCCATTGAGCGGCTGGAAGGGGTGGTGAAAAAGCATCCGGATGATGCCAAGGTACTTTTTGTACTGGCGGAATCATACAGGAGTAAAGGAGATAAGAAGAAGGCAATTGAACTGTTTCAAAAAAGCAGGGAATTGATGAAAGATCCGGAGTTGAAGAAGGAAGTGGACAATTATATTAAAAGTATTCAATAA
- a CDS encoding HU family DNA-binding protein: MRKADLINNIAEKTGIPKVDVLVTLEAMFKEVKEALANGEHIYIRGFGSFITKKRAAKIGRNIKKNVAVEIPEHFIPAFKPSKEFVAEVKKLKSS; this comes from the coding sequence ATGAGAAAAGCTGATTTAATAAACAACATTGCTGAAAAAACCGGCATCCCTAAAGTTGATGTGCTAGTCACACTTGAGGCCATGTTCAAGGAGGTGAAAGAAGCACTGGCAAACGGAGAACATATTTATATCCGTGGCTTTGGAAGTTTCATAACCAAGAAAAGGGCTGCCAAGATTGGACGAAACATCAAGAAGAACGTAGCTGTGGAGATTCCTGAGCATTTTATTCCGGCGTTCAAACCTTCGAAAGAATTTGTAGCTGAGGTAAAGAAGCTCAAAAGTTCTTAA
- the mutY gene encoding A/G-specific adenine glycosylase produces MTSPRLFFTEKLLEWNQDTNTRQMPWKNEKDPYRIWLSEIILQQTRVEQGWPYYERFIENYPTVKKLAAAPDEAVFRLWQGLGYYARCKNMLAAARTIANDYNGKFPDQYEQIKALKGIGPYTAAAIASFAFNLPHAVLDGNVFRVLSRFFGIDTPIDSTAGRKQFDKLAGELLPAGRSAEYNQSIMDFGAIVCKPQLPLCDECPLQKKCTAYHQQLVTLLPVKTKKLQIKKRYFNYFIVHHKNNTFIRKRTGNDIWQNLHEFVLIETTAPADMTTLQDSAVLKELFGSIPFEIEKISAPFKQQLTHQTIHSQFITLSVKQPPQLSGYIQVPLEKLDSYAFPKTITTFLESNKLQLF; encoded by the coding sequence ATGACGTCACCCCGACTTTTTTTTACCGAAAAATTACTGGAGTGGAACCAGGACACCAATACCAGGCAGATGCCCTGGAAAAATGAAAAAGATCCGTACCGTATATGGCTGTCTGAAATCATTCTTCAACAAACCCGCGTAGAACAGGGCTGGCCTTACTATGAACGCTTTATAGAAAATTATCCTACCGTGAAAAAACTGGCCGCTGCCCCGGACGAAGCCGTTTTCCGCCTCTGGCAGGGACTCGGATATTATGCCCGCTGCAAGAATATGCTCGCCGCCGCCCGAACAATCGCCAATGACTATAACGGTAAATTTCCCGACCAGTACGAACAGATCAAAGCATTGAAAGGCATCGGACCTTACACCGCCGCCGCTATTGCATCGTTCGCCTTTAACCTGCCCCATGCAGTACTGGATGGCAACGTTTTCAGGGTACTCTCCCGCTTCTTTGGTATCGATACACCGATCGACAGTACCGCCGGCAGGAAACAGTTCGACAAACTCGCCGGAGAATTGCTGCCAGCCGGTCGCTCCGCAGAATACAACCAAAGTATTATGGACTTCGGCGCCATAGTATGTAAGCCACAGCTGCCACTCTGCGATGAATGCCCGCTGCAGAAAAAATGTACGGCTTATCATCAGCAACTGGTTACATTGCTTCCGGTAAAAACCAAAAAACTACAGATTAAAAAAAGATATTTCAATTATTTCATCGTCCACCATAAAAACAACACCTTCATCCGCAAAAGAACAGGCAATGATATCTGGCAGAACCTGCATGAATTTGTACTGATCGAAACTACTGCCCCGGCTGATATGACCACCCTTCAGGATTCTGCTGTACTCAAAGAATTATTCGGTAGTATTCCTTTCGAAATAGAAAAAATTTCAGCGCCCTTTAAACAACAACTCACCCATCAGACTATTCACAGCCAATTCATTACCCTGTCGGTTAAACAGCCACCACAGCTCTCCGGCTATATACAGGTGCCGCTTGAAAAACTCGACAGCTACGCGTTTCCTAAAACAATCACTACATTTCTGGAAAGCAACAAGCTGCAATTATTCTGA
- a CDS encoding single-stranded DNA-binding protein — MRGVNKVILIGNLGRDPDVQFLEGNIAVAKFSLATTETFKDRAGKLISQTEWHTVVLWRGLAELAQKYLHKGSLVYIEGRLRTRSWEDKEGNKKFATEVVGDNLVMLDKRMDLNNQDHPVPHHSSAGTGSGENFSGLDLPPSLNEPADDLPF; from the coding sequence ATGAGAGGTGTTAATAAAGTAATCCTGATTGGCAATTTGGGAAGAGATCCGGATGTACAGTTCCTGGAAGGAAATATTGCAGTAGCTAAATTTTCGCTGGCTACAACAGAAACATTTAAGGACAGAGCAGGCAAGCTCATTTCACAGACAGAGTGGCATACGGTGGTACTATGGCGGGGGCTGGCCGAATTGGCTCAGAAATACCTGCACAAAGGCAGTCTTGTTTATATCGAAGGACGTTTGCGCACCCGCAGCTGGGAAGATAAGGAAGGCAATAAGAAATTTGCCACTGAAGTTGTAGGAGATAACCTGGTTATGCTGGATAAACGCATGGACCTGAACAACCAAGATCACCCCGTACCCCACCATAGCAGTGCTGGAACAGGTAGTGGGGAAAATTTTTCGGGATTGGACCTCCCCCCTTCTCTGAACGAACCTGCAGACGATCTGCCGTTTTAG
- the gldE gene encoding gliding motility-associated protein GldE, with protein MGIIPASNVSFVLQASAPIGTPNVVVFTLVIFIILLLTFIVSGAEVAFFSLNHKDLNVLKTRQNASGKLITKLLEKPKSLLASLQIAGILLMIAFIMITNYLVTQMEDLQTLPVISLMVRISAICLILLFFGQILPRVWAAQNNIRFATYFAWFVSIIHATLEPISDFFVGLSGSIEARLFHRGSGPVNYQEIDEAIEMSVDPAASQEEKNILKGILKFGNITVKQIMRGRLDVNGVEYDSSFNNIIKQVADLHYSRLPVYKDNLDNIVGVIHTKDLLPHLDKSNTFDWHEVMRQPFFVHGHKLIEDLLSEFQSRRMHFAVVVDEFGGTSGIVTLEDIMEEVIGDIKDEFDEEEFNYNKVDNFTYVFEGKTMLNDVCRIMNVPPETFEQVKGESDSLGGLILELAGKFPEENSVINYNNYDFTVLEVNKMRIQKVQVTIRPDAAE; from the coding sequence TTGGGTATCATTCCGGCAAGCAACGTATCCTTTGTTTTACAAGCCAGCGCTCCTATCGGCACCCCTAATGTGGTGGTATTTACGCTTGTTATCTTTATTATACTGCTACTTACATTCATTGTTTCGGGGGCAGAAGTAGCCTTCTTTTCCTTAAATCATAAGGATCTGAATGTGCTTAAAACCCGGCAAAACGCCTCCGGTAAGCTCATCACCAAGCTGCTGGAAAAGCCCAAATCACTGCTGGCATCCCTCCAGATCGCCGGTATCCTGCTGATGATCGCATTCATCATGATCACGAACTATCTGGTTACCCAGATGGAAGACCTGCAAACCCTGCCTGTCATTTCGCTGATGGTACGCATCTCCGCTATCTGCCTTATTCTCCTGTTCTTCGGCCAGATCCTGCCCCGTGTATGGGCTGCCCAGAACAACATCCGTTTCGCTACCTATTTCGCCTGGTTCGTCAGCATCATTCACGCTACCCTGGAACCCATCAGCGACTTCTTCGTTGGCCTCAGCGGCAGCATTGAAGCCCGGCTATTCCATCGTGGCAGCGGCCCGGTTAACTACCAGGAAATTGATGAAGCCATCGAAATGAGCGTAGACCCCGCCGCCTCCCAGGAAGAAAAAAATATCCTGAAAGGCATTCTCAAATTCGGCAACATCACCGTAAAACAGATTATGCGCGGCCGCCTCGATGTAAACGGGGTGGAATACGACAGCTCTTTCAACAATATCATCAAACAGGTGGCAGACCTTCACTACTCCCGCCTGCCTGTTTATAAAGATAATCTCGACAACATCGTGGGGGTCATTCATACCAAAGACCTGCTCCCTCACCTCGATAAAAGTAATACGTTCGACTGGCACGAGGTAATGCGCCAGCCCTTCTTTGTACATGGGCACAAACTGATCGAAGACCTGCTGTCTGAATTCCAAAGCAGACGCATGCATTTCGCCGTAGTAGTCGACGAATTCGGTGGTACCTCCGGGATTGTTACCCTGGAAGATATCATGGAAGAAGTAATCGGCGATATCAAAGATGAATTCGATGAAGAAGAATTTAACTATAATAAAGTAGATAACTTCACTTATGTTTTTGAAGGCAAAACCATGCTGAACGATGTTTGCCGCATCATGAACGTCCCTCCCGAAACCTTCGAGCAGGTAAAAGGCGAAAGCGATTCACTCGGTGGTCTGATCCTGGAACTGGCCGGAAAATTTCCGGAAGAAAACAGCGTTATTAACTATAATAACTATGATTTTACTGTACTTGAAGTAAACAAAA